From a single Nematostella vectensis chromosome 3, jaNemVect1.1, whole genome shotgun sequence genomic region:
- the LOC116618955 gene encoding ski oncogene yields MEKEIYQKSQNPLIDEILQKYRDCSTDSISGPKGFTDRIVQKPWSSVDSESKQRVVTSTEAPWRICNTVSTSSRMYAPARERSALKFKETLVNQIPLACFSYGGEKRLCYKELVEKILKGFSSQVINATRDRLQIFCPRCTPQQLEVLKLAGVLPWSCASAGLIAKSDAFRLIGALTGSNVPHRNSRLFSVDSLEVYHECFGGCVGTLEIELYTDPYAECVTCSQCDGVFSPRTFVTHHHTSGEVHTCHWGFDSANWKLYLMLCNDQPTLHVQRLWETLTSKFSSSPRRVKRENAESEVADTGYNSSESRGSPPSPAKKQRSESRDSRSSQSSENRDGEFNSAPHIGSSEGGIISRRSAFRPWSPVGQRIPPTITPFDKLPVPSPNGVAFLPSGSGRIFSPTAVTYQSDCQCNDPACEHKGSYRAFKRPDHEENTPPQPPPRKLFEGLPMPSTRDHMSLEKTAKDMLDVVAHNDQWNAFEESYSNLNRERSHLDNSHPQAPFSEEHVYQTLIKFTCNGELPSPRELSAALAKELQEFYVRHENKLKRVLEEKIIVEDDLESLRQEHAKKIEEAYDDLKKTQKELRLCQARYRDETQEMKAKISDLEAEVRKSRLDKQGSGRGSNESIDVLQQEVRELCSKLEQKDLFCNDLENEIKSLHGWIKNQRVYKPASAYLGAMTSPRHVDVRTVLRSVQIVNGSTNGKSCEDALKPTGNGRADSI; encoded by the coding sequence ATGGAGAAGGAAATCTACCAAAAATCCCAGAACCCTCTGATAGACGAAATACTACAGAAATATCGAGATTGCTCGACCGACTCAATCTCTGGTCCCAAAGGATTTACCGATCGAATTGTCCAAAAGCCTTGGTCCAGCGTCGACTCTGAAAGCAAACAACGTGTTGTTACGTCTACCGAGGCTCCGTGGCGAATATGTAACACAGTATCTACATCTTCAAGGATGTATGCGCCCGCAAGGGAACGGAGCGCGCTGAAATTTAAAGAAACTCTTGTCAACCAAATACCCCTGGCCTGTTTCAGCTACGGAGGGGAAAAGCGACTATGTTACAAAGAACTAGTGGAGAAAATTCTCAAAGGATTTAGTTCGCAAGTGATCAACGCGACACGAGATCGACTTCAAATATTTTGCCCTCGTTGTACGCCACAACAACTCGAGGTTCTTAAGCTCGCCGGAGTGTTGCCCTGGTCGTGCGCGTCCGCCGGTCTTATCGCGAAAAGCGACGCGTTTCGTCTCATAGGCGCACTTACAGGTTCTAACGTACCCCACAGGAACAGTCGCCTATTCTCGGTGGATAGCTTGGAGGTTTATCACGAATGCTTTGGCGGTTGTGTGGGGACGCTAGAGATCGAGCTCTACACGGATCCTTACGCCGAGTGTGTAACGTGCTCGCAGTGCGATGGGGTGTTCTCGCCAAGGACTTTTGTCACACACCATCACACGTCCGGCGAGGTTCATACCTGCCACTGGGGCTTTGACAGCGCAAACTGGAAACTCTACCTGATGCTCTGCAACGATCAGCCCACACTACACGTGCAGAGACTATGGGAAACACTGACGAGTAAATTCAGTAGCAGCCCGAGGCGAGTCAAGAGAGAGAACGCCGAGTCCGAGGTGGCGGATACCGGATACAATTCATCTGAGTCCAGGGGTAGCCCACCATCACCCGCAAAGAAACAGCGCTCTGAAAGTCGCGATTCACGGTCGTCTCAGAGCTCCGAGAACAGAGATGGGGAGTTTAACAGTGCACCTCATATTGGGAGCTCAGAGGGGGGAATCATAAGTAGGAGGTCAGCGTTTCGTCCGTGGTCTCCTGTTGGACAGAGAATCCCACCGACTATAACACCATTTGATAAGCTACCAGTACCCTCACCTAATGGAGTCGCATTTCTCCCTTCGGGTTCCGGGAGAATCTTTTCGCCGACTGCGGTGACATATCAGTCGGATTGTCAATGCAATGACCCTGCGTGCGAGCATAAGGGAAGCTACCGTGCGTTTAAGAGACCGGACCACGAAGAAAACACGCCGCCACAGCCGCCGCCTCGGAAGCTGTTCGAGGGCTTGCCTATGCCGAGCACGCGCGATCACATGTCCCTTGAGAAAACAGCGAAGGATATGCTAGACGTGGTAGCGCACAATGATCAGTGGAATGCCTTTGAAGAGAGCTATTCCAATTTGAATCGCGAAAGGTCTCATTTGGATAATTCACACCCACAGGCCCCGTTCTCTGAGGAACATGTTTATCAAACTCTGATAAAGTTTACGTGTAATGGAGAGCTGCCTAGTCCGCGAGAGCTGAGCGCCGCGCTGGCGAAGGAGCTACAGGAGTTCTACGTGCGACACGAAAACAAACTGAAAAGAGTTTTAGAAGAGAAAATAATTGTCGAGGACGATTTGGAGTCGTTACGGCAGGAACACGCTAAAAAGATCGAGGAGGCATATGACGATTTGAAGAAAACGCAAAAAGAACTGCGACTTTGCCAGGCCAGGTATCGAGACGAGACGCAGGAGATGAAAGCAAAGATTAGCGATCTCGAAGCAGAGGTGAGAAAATCCAGACTGGACAAGCAGGGAAGCGGACGGGGATCGAACGAGTCTATTGACGTGCTCCAGCAAGAGGTGCGCGAGTTGTGTTCGAAACTAGAGCAGAAGGACTTGTTTTGTAACGATTTAGAGAACGAAATCAAGTCATTACACGGTTGGATAAAGAACCAGAGGGTATATAAACCAGCATCTGCATATCTCGGCGCCATGACTAGCCCTAGACATGTTGATGTGCGAACAGTCTTACGAAGTGTACAAATTGTTAATGGGTCTACTAACGGAAAATCATGCGAAGATGCTCTTAAACCCACTGGAAATGGTCGCGCGGACTCGATCTAA